ATAGCAGCAACTAGCAACTCTCTAAATTTATCAGGTTCAAATTTAGATACAGCCCCACCATTTTTACTTAAAAGTAATTGACCCACATCTCGTGTATCTCTTCTCACACAATTTTCCAAATGACGCCTTAAGTTTCCAGTTCCGTAATTACCTGGAACCAAGTAAACAAGTCCACATCTCTTACATTTGCATCTTGGCTTCTTGTCTGGTCCGGGAGAAACCATCTCAAAGTGTGGCCAAACTAGTGAAGTTTTCCTacgtcttttctttttttgacctTCCATTAGAACTGTTACATCTTCCAAGTCATCAACTTCTTCCTCAGTTATAATCTCCACATCATTTGTATTTTCCACGTTATTGCTCTTATTGGTTTCCTCCATCTATACCTACACAGTTCACAAAATGCAAATAAACAACACAATACAAATATAAACACTGTTCTTGacgttttattattattttccgtCACAAACACTTTTTAATTCTATAATCCGCAACATATGAAATacacttcaaaaaataatatacgGATCCAAGGGttatgaatttttgttgtttttcacTGATGGATATACGGATGTTATGGATACAAGGGTTATGAATTCTATAATCCGCAACATATGAAATACACTTTTTGTTGCTTTTCAGCTTTTGCATCTTAACACGTTTATAAGATGGCCAACAagcataataatataatatcaaGTTGTCTTATTATCATTCAAAGAAACTAAAACAAGTGGACCATATCATGCaatcaagaaaaacacaaggCACATGGGTTCAAAGTTTACGGTacaaaagctgaaaagcatcatgcagaaaaaaaaaaaaaaaacacattagagagagagagagagataaccgGCTTGAGGGTACTGTTGAGAATTGGCGTGAGAAGAATAATACGGctggaataaaaaagaatttagatatttataagaaggttcagaggtttagggtttgtagggtttagagatttagggtttgtgaagttttaattttcaattacatcccttgtaaatttttgtaattacttacttttctttttaaatttaaaatatatgttggatataaaaggtatttgacaaatataaaataaaataattatttatttgttatacgagttaaacgggttgtgttaagtgggtcatttcgggtttgacacaaataaattgacgtgtcaaacgtgtctattgcgggttacgcgagttgacccgcttatgacccgcttcttatcgtgtcgctttcgggtcgacccgtttatgacccaaacccattaaggcccaaccctaacccggAAAAAACCGtgttgggttcgtgtcgtgttcgcgggttgggtcgaacattgacacccctaaatATGAGTAAGAAGATCACACACACAATCTTCtattttttcctatttgatttaatttattctttctattttctctctctcctatctttatctttaatctttatttaatttttatcttttcctcTTATCCACCGTAGAAGTTAATAcctgattttaaaaataaaattaaaattaaaaaattaaaaaaaaaaaaaaaaaaaaaaactacacttAAGTGTTTGTTTaggaacagcttatttagctaaaactaaaaaatttttactgaaagtactatagataaagttaaaaggtagctgaaatagtatagtttGACCCATGAAaagtatcaaaaagtacaataagacctatgaataatagcaaaaataaactaaataataacaaaaataagctaaatagttaataaaaaaaatttaaaaaaaaaaaaaaaaaactggcttTTTAAACCAAGCTGCAAGCTAAatgtatatctatatattaaaaaaagtttggcttatctctagtacttttttaattggaatatctttttattttaagaagaaaCTATCATATCACCccctaattaaataaaatgtggagattaaaactcactaccatttgttattgtgtatttaaaacaaaagaagatttcccattaaaaaattaCTGAAGATAAACtaaactcataaaaaaaatactatatttatgatttatctaCTCTTCTACATGttaatatcttttatttttcctttttactttcttccctcttttttcttcGCATATTATCTTCTTTGCTCCACAACTGGCTTCAGCCACTGACACACATTACCTTTCCACACTATTTGACACACTACTCCACGTCCACAAAGGGTAAATTAAGATCtgatttcaaataaaaacatatatttcaCTCTTTTTCAGTCTTTCCTCATACAAGTTACAGATCTCTCTTTGTTTCCCCATATAACTGGCAGCCATTGCATCAAGTATTGGTCCACGGACGAAGGTCTCTCTCAACAGCAATGGCCAAAGTTCTTTCTACTTGGTAAGggattgtgtttttgtgtttaaattaGTGCCGGTCAAAGTGCCGGTACGAAATATATTGATCATACCAGCCAGGACGGTCCCATATTCACTCCCTTGGTTGAAAGgctgagaaaagagagagacggTAGTTGCTTATTTGAAGGAGGGAGAAGACAGATGagaagagagaatttttttttttcaagaagtATTGagatttgtaatttgtatttgatggggaaaaaaaaagatatttattattatttttttaataatgctgaTGTGTAAAAATGTAGGAGCTCTAaaggttttggttttatatgtatatatagatgatGCAATGGTTGTTAAAATGAAACATGATACGTTTGCTTCAAGAATAAATTCTTAAATCTATTAAAAGAATTCTTAAACCCAAAGGAAGGATAGAAAACCTCTGTTAGAGCATCAGCATCAATTgtgctaaaaaattatattttcacaaataaaaaaaattactttatctattttaacatactattttacaatttaccTGCATCAGATGTTCTGTTTTTCCAACACATAAAATAACCTAAAAAAActcatacaaataaaataaacaaataaataaataaattcaaaactCACAGCCAACACCAATGCCACTACCCACAGCCCACCCACTAGATCGGAACCCCACCACCACCCAAGCCCAACACTaccacaaacccaccaccacccaaaatcaaccaatTACCACCGACCACTgtaaccaaaacccaaaatcaatccAACCACTACCCACCACGGTAACCATAACCACTAAAATCGGCCCAAAATCAGCTACCACAACCcatcaaaatcaacccacaaccacaaaagaaaacccacaaaaaagGGAAGCAAGTGAGATGGCAACATGGCTAAGGAGGAGGGCGATTGGCAGTGTGGTTGAGAAGGAGGGTCAAATCGGCAGCTTATGGCTGAGGAAGATGGTGACATCGGCAATATGATGTAGCAAATCAACGGCGGAGGGTGGTAGATCAATGGTGGCTAAGGAAGAGAGTGacaaaggaagagaggaagataGTGAGAGAGAAGACAGAGAAACAACAgatggggagagagagagagagagagagaagtttaataaataattatagcATTTTTGTCCATACAATTTCATTAATAGGATTGTACTCTAGCAAATGCcaaaattatttggcatttgacacatctcatgaggcatgttttttggtgtttggtgtgtcaaatgccaaatatttggcactaAGCACATTTGATACTAATGCTTTAAAGGGTTCATTTTGTTGCCAATGATAATTTTTGGGAAGCCAAACCCAAAACTCGATGTTGGGCTTAGATTATAACCCAAATGCTATCGATGAATTGTGACAGACCCATTTTAGCTCTAGGTCTAGAGATTACCCCTAGCAAGAATTATAATGAGGTTTCAAAAGTAAATCCTGCAACGATGTCAACCCAAATGATGACCCACTACAACAAGTACTTGAATAATAGTCCAACAACGAAACAAGATAATCGTCCAACGATTAGTTATTAAACAAGCTAAGGGTGTGTTCACATTGGAAAAATCTTGTGTTTCCTCCTCTATTATCAAGTCAAAATGAGGAGAGAATTccatagtaaaaaaaaaataataataataataatttataaacttcaatggaaaagtaataaacaaataCTAATGATTACAAGTTAAAGAggacgctctgtttgtttcgatgaaaaatattatgaaaagatagttttccatattttccagtgtttggtagcattagaaaaaatgagtcaaaggaaaactatctttgatcaacataaaaagtatgacttatttttagagattgttttttacttttttttttttttggagaaaacaactttatctcacagtatgctaaataagggaagttaaaaaattgtttttcaactcatttaaggttactaccaaacataggaaaataagatagttttatagaaaacattttttgaaaaatgactcattttctagaaaacattattgccgaaacaaacaaaacatagagagagaaagagagagagagagctaattCAAACTAGATCTCTTTGTACCATGTCATACTCATAATGatgaatatataataaatgatgGGAGTTGCTTTGTGCAGATGGATGGGTAAATATGTATAAATTTGAAAGAGGGGTGATGCTGTTTAACTAATTTCGGCCATGGCTTTTAAGGCCCTTTATGGTGCTGGAATTTTTAAAGAGAATGGAGGAGAATGCTTGTGGACAAGTGTATGGAAATATTTATGAAGGGGTTTATGAACTAAGAGACTAACTTATGAAGTAGTAATGAAGATAGAATTTGGTATAGTTGAGTTGATGATTGAGGAGTACATAGTggcttccttttatagtggagTTTTAAGGAGTAATTAGCAAAATCAAGGTTAGCaagaaaatctcaaaatatCTATCATAGGAAAGTTTGTACTATCTGTTTTACATCATTGCTTTTGAGTAAATAGTggcttccttttatagtggagTTTTAAGGAGTAATTAGCAAAATCAAGGTTAGCaagaaaatctcaaaatatCCATCAGAGGAAAGTTTGTGCTATCTGTTTTACATCAttgcttttgagttttgatcaAGCTATATTTCAGAAAAGTTATCCACATTGTTTCCAGAATTTCTATTGGCGCAAATATTCCTTAGACCAATAGCACCTTGCTAGCAAGGATATGAGGATATATGTGAATGCTTGTTGCATGCTAAGTAGTACTTGCTAGGTGTCACATTGATAACGAAGGAATGTCCTTTCTAAGGACTTCTTCTTTGTGATCTCTATTGTTGAAACCGCCACTGTCTCGTTCCTTAGCCTCCAAATAAGTGAAATGACAAGGGTATGATACTAACATAGTTGGTCAccacaagaaacaaaatacatttttttcaagaataaaCTCTTGAATCAACGACAGGGCTCCTTGAAtccaaaaggaaaattataGAACTTACAAAGGGGAAAATTTTTTCTATACtgtgaaatttttattagtaaataatcTTAATACCATGGGCTACAACTACTTTACAGTAAAGAAATTGCAGAGCAGCTAAGAGATCCTAGAAACACCATATTTGTGTTAAccattaatttagaaaataagaaaaaataacagaaaataTTCTTAAATAGATTCTAATTAATACTCTACCACATATAAGGACTTAATTTTGACTAAAATACTCCTAAAGATTTGTAAAAGGAGGAAATAAAGTTATATTCTAGACAAtcctaaaaattacaaacaaataatcaaaacaaaacatggCTAGTACAAGACCTGCATTATCGAGTCACGTGCCTAGCTAGCTTCCAAAgaataaatcaatgaaatagTAGAGGAGATCTAAAAAGTGGCCGGTGGCTGTATAGAGCCTAAGCAGCGAAGCCTACACACACCAGTATATGTTTTATTTACatgattcttttttctctctcttgactTTACATGGACATCTTCAAATTAGAATATTTGTTTTTAGCCAAAGTGAGACCAATATAGATTCTTCATGTTATTGACtataaagaataaattaattcataaatgaatttatatatatatatatatatataaacgatACACTGTTATTAACcaccattaaaatatttattttcctaatttaaACAATGGTCATATTAACGGGTGCACTTAGAAcaattgttaaaatatattaaaaaagttttaacaccacttttttaggaaatataaaaagatgtcaACACAATTAattgcttttcattttctcataaaaatatttctaaaaatagttgcTAAACTAATGCCCTTAGGACATTCGTTAACATTTCTCTTTAAACAAAAAGGTCTACAATTCAGTATTACTCCTTTGGTCATGCATCATATAAGGTCACTGCCATTGAGGACATAAACCTATAATAAATCTCAAACCTAACCAATGTAGAATTCTTTAGCTATTTCAACACACTCGTATTAAaagcatggttttgaaactcaGACCGTTTAATGAACCGggaaagggagaggttcaagatttttaagaTCAGACCGAAATTCAACCGAGGTCAAACCGTGAtgtgtcatttaattttttaatatatttgatacttaaattggtttatatttactaatttttcattcttgGCCAACAAGATGTGCATGGCCCAATGGTTTGCATGCTGGAGATGTTATTTAACTTGCTAAGAGTAGGTTCAAGTCTGCCAGCAACATACTTCATcaatttttaccaaaataatGACATGGATAAACCAGATTCTAAGGACCGGTTCCCAGTTAATTCAGCCAGACCGACTGGTCCGATCCAGGCTTAAAAACAATGATTAAAAGTTTTCATTCCTCACCTTgatgttttgaatcttttgatttatCAGCGGTAGAAGTCGATCCATTCTCTACATCTGCTTTCCAGCCTTTGCTAAGCGCTTTTCCTTTGGTAAACACTAGAAAAGTAACGTAGCTTAAATGCTGAACTTAAGTGCATAGCGcaaataaaggaagaaaaaggaaaataataatggTAATAATAATACTTGTTTCCtttagtctttttctttatacACCAATAATTGGAGTAAGAGAATTTGAATTATGGATATCTCCTTTAAAACACTAAGAAATATCAATTAAGCTACAAGGTTACTTCACTATTTTCATTTGGTTTTGTGCATGCTGTGTATTATAGAGGTGTTAATCTTTCTGTTTATATGCATTTACAAAGTAATTGTTGGGTGCATTGCACCATGTGAGTCTAGCCCACACTTTGGCTTagctcattaaatgagcttgTTAGACATGCTGTTGgtgggtttggcttacctccagtacttttttaactaaaattttcttttgttttaataagaaacTAACACATCATTCActtactaaataaaatgtggaaattaaaacttactaccatttgctattacatatttaaaataaaaagatgtatCCAgttaaaaatgtattaaaagTAAGCCAAACCTATTGCTGGGAAGTCAGCAAAGTTAAATGGACTTGCTAGAGAAGCTTGCCGAAAGAGAAGAATTGAAGTCATTTTTTATGTACAAAAGTCAAGGCAAGTTGGCTTACATTTATTAAGATGTGATGTGAAGCATGTGAGACACattgaaggaagaaaagaaagaaaagctgatgaagaaataaaaggagGCCATTCGGCCAATGAGTTAGTGAGAAGTCCCAGAGAGTGAGAGTGGTGTGGAGAGTGCAATTTTGAAGAACTGTGTAAATGAGAACAAGCAAGagagaagagggaaaaaaattgtaagattataatatctatttaatattattttgctCAAATTGTATCTTTAAGTGTTATAATATCTATTtaatatagtgaaattatttgaagaaataaaagtagaaaattgTACCTTTAAGTGATGAAGAAATAAAGGAGAAAATTGtgatgaagaaataaaaggagGCCATTTGGCCGATGAGATTATAATATCTATTTTGCTTAAGTTGTATCTTTAAGTGTTATAATATCTATTCTATGTAGTGAAATTATTTGAAGCTTGTTccgtgattttttattttaaagagaaaaGATTTTCCACGTAAATCATTGTGTTCTTATGTAGTTGTGCTTCCATTATACTTGCTAAAATTTATTcacatttatataaaatttttcccaACAGTTATATTCAAGTTTGTCTGTAAAATTCAATTGCAAAAGGtaggtttaaaattttcattttacttaATTTCTCATATGATCGAAGGGTGCCTTTGCTTCATATGTAATTTTCACTATCCGAAAAAGTTCACGTGGCATAACAATTGGAGAAGCAACATGAATGATGAATCTACCAAATGGTATAgtggtccaaaaaaaaaaatttattttcatggtGTGGGGATCTAAAAATGATCTTTAATTGCCTCGATATTGTGTTCTATCATTGGTGATGCCTTTAAGTTAAGTTAATTTAACGTGAGGATTTACTTCACCTACCATCTCGAGCCATTTTTTCTAACAATCGATAGAAGTTGACGCATGTTTTGTAGTTCTCCGGAAAATGGGGACTTACTTTGCCCTTGCATCCTTCAATCATTTGCTCTGGATCGATTGGCTTGAGCACATCAACAGGTATACCTTCCAAACAACAATAGAGGATAATGAGATGTAATGTTGGTGATAGATATAAGTCTAGATATACTTCCACTTATGTTGAGGTGGTCAGCTgttaataataaacaaatatcaatatatatatatatatatatatatatatgcgcaAGTTAATAATACCTGTCTACTTAATAAGCTGTGAAAAAAGTTGACgcataattttttaacaaaatacaaaaatagcaTGTAATGTTTGTACAACTTAGATTTCAAATCAATCGATATTCGAATGCTTGTGATTTGTGTAACTTgacaatttaaaaatactaacaATGATACATGATCTCGTTCCACCACCCAAGGTGGCAACCACTTCTGAAGGCGGCAGGCTTATCTGCTATGAGATTTAGAGGCAAGATTCCATGCTCGTCCACAGACTCAACAAGGGTTTTGTGCTGAAGAAGTATCCGATATGCCAAATCTGTCATCCACgtataaaaattaaactataatTTAGCAGTTCTCTATTAGCAGCCAATTTCGCTAGcatatgcaataaaattttctacaatattGTTACAAGTAGACAGGGTCATTCATTAAGTTAAATATAACATCTCCCAAAtgttttttagttaagtaaaaATAATCGGTCCCACTCTACGTGTACCATAGCTAACTACATAAATTTGAGATTAACGCTTGTTGTTgtacaaaataacaaaagtttaaaattgaaaaataaataaataaatcaaaccaTGCAGTATACTACAGATTGTAAAGCATAAAGTGAATTAATAATAGCGAGATGAAggatttttgttaattattgACAATTAAGATGATGGACTATGAAATTATGGAGAGCGGGATTGTAATATATGCAGGGAATGAAAACAAAGTAGTCATGccaattgtgaaaaaattgcCATAAGACTtataataactatatatatagcaacttcctttctttctttctacgtACCTATTTAACATTATGATAACATATCTTTTTCCTATTATAACATTACTTTTCTTAAGatgaaacatttttttctttaattctttctactttttttttttatcatcatatcaaaacactaatcaattttttgtataaatgaaaattaaaccatcagaaactttactagTCGAGTTAACATTCTATGATAACATAACTTTTTCCTaagattaaaaattagtttataagTAAGATAAATAGGGTGATGAAGTGAAACTTTCGGCAAAAATGCTTACCCCAACACTCCCTCTTGATGGCACAGTGTAGAATAGTCTCTCCACCATTTCTCCTATAGTAGGAATTGTCTAGATGTTCACTACAGATGTGATGGAGACAAAGGAATATGTCTGTTTTACCATGAAGAGCGGCCAAGAATAAAGGGCTCTCACCCATCTGGTTACGTTCATTCCCCAAAGATGGATGTGATGGATACATTTTCTCAGACTCCCAGTTGCTGCTGCCAGATGCAAAGGGTTATTcccttgataatttttttttgttagaaccTCTTTGATTGAGcctttttgagaaattatttgTACAAGGTCTTCAACAATATTTACTGGGCCATGGGAGACAGCTAAGTGCAATGCCGTTTCCCCAAACTCGTTGAGGCTGTGATTGCAAAAAAAGTCGAACTCATTTCTGTAGCTCTCAACAACTGTTTTCCACTCACCAAATATGACTTGATTGTATAAGTCTTCCACCAACCAGCGATTATTTGTCATTTCCTCCAAGTCCATGTTGGAGGACAAACAAACTTCTATTATGCTAAATTGATGGTTGCGGCGATCACAATCATGTCCATCGGtttttgtactttaaaaaaaaaaaaaaaaaaaaaaatccagctgTGATATTGCCTTGaaagccaaaaacaaaataataataagtaaaagaaaaagaaaaagaaaaggaaaaagaaaaagtggatAATTATTCCATGCTTAAAGATGTTTCAAGATTGTCTTCTATATagctttttttccccccaagtATCTTCTTTTACCACGTAATTAAATTCAGATTAATATaccttataaaataaaatcagaTTAATATAATAAGTGAAGAAAATCAACATTAATAATTTGCCCAATGTTATGCCCATAAAGACTGCAAATTTGAGAACTGAGAAAAAGCTATCAAAACTAAATTAATCAAATGTTCCCATCGATGaaacaaattcaatttcaattaaatactaTATAATGAAAGTTTGTGGAAATCTAATTTAATGGAAAATCTAATTTAACCATCACTTTCGAATACTGTACACTATCTTTCTAGCATGAAGTAGAAGTTTGTGCTCCGACATTTTACTGCCCATAAGACTTGTATCAGTTCATATTAACATTTATATACCAATAAAATGTTAAAGAGTGTCTTTCTTTGATtcctctttttttagttttttatgatTGCTAAATAGTGTCTTTCACGTTATGTTATGATATATAAGAACTTATAAAGATTCTTCAccatagaattttaaattaaaattttccaaattttatttgattataaTGAACCCTCCTTTAGTGTACCACGTTGAGAATTCCTTTCACAAATTTTCCAAATTGTATATGGTGATAATGAATCCTCCTTTAGTGTGTTTCACGTTGAGATTTTCtttcacaaagaaaaaaagggagtGTTTCTTTAAGGATAGAAAGCAGATATGATGTACAATTGGAATTGTTGTAATTGagtgattgaaaaataaataaacaaaaaataatttcttttctttaaaaaaaaaaaaaaaaacaacaacaacaacaacaacaacaacttggAAGCAAAGTAAGGATTTAATATGGTTCAACTTGAAGCTTATGTCCATAGCAAAAACCCTTAATGGCTATCTTTTGTATATGtgtttaattaaaatgaatccAGTGTTGAATTTATATACTAGAAAACGTTGGGCTAACCCTAGACTAACTTTGGGGGTAACATACTTGCTctataatataatattgataTTGTTAAAGTTATATTGAGTGATTATGTAATTATGTAattgaaaaagatgaaagagaaaagcaaaaacaacaatttaACGTGATTCAACTTGAATGACAACGTCcacaacataaaaataaagcacttaataacaaaattttaacaatataaCTTGTAATTACAATGAACCTACTTCAAGTTAAAAGAGAAATACATCTTTTACTTTGATGAAAATCATGTGATACTTCTAAGAGTATAGGTCATAAAAGCAAaagagtaaagaagaagaaaaaagaatttttacttttttagtgTGGGTAATAGAAAATTTATGATGGGAGTCACCAAAGTCCAAAGACCCAGCTAGAATGAGACACTTATGAGCAGATCATCATTGGAATAGAAATTGCAACCAAGAGAGACATATTCATTACACCCACAACTAGCCAATGGGGCTGGTAATAGGTGCTACAGTTAAAGaagaatttttctaagtgtGTTAGAGTGTTCATAGTTCATACCATGGTTGGAATCTAGCATTGGTATTTTTTTAGGGAATTTATAAGGGCATTATGGATATATAAAgtcaaaactaagaaaaaatcTAGTAATAGTCATACTTTCAAGGGTTGTGTTAATTATTTCAAGGTCCTTAATAAATCTAGTAATAGTCATTCTTTCAAGGgttgtattaattatttttgaaggGCTGTGTTAATTATTTCAAAGGTCCTTAATAAATTTAGTAATAGTCCCATACTTTAGTGTTATTTATTTGGACAAATTTTAGCGaacccttgaaaaaaaaaaaaaggtttgaaacAGGTCATGGTGTTTGTAGTGTAGTATCGATCTATAATACTACTCTTCATGTTGGAGGACAAACAAACTTCTATAATGCTAAATTGATGGTTGTGGAGATCACAATGTCCATCAGTTTTTGTACTATAAAATGAAGCCTGCTGTGGTATTGCCttgaaagacaaaaacaaaaaaagtaagaaaaagaaaaagtggatAATTAATAGTTCTTGTTAATGACATttcctgtttaccaaaaaaaaaaaaaaaagtggataaTTAATTATTCCATGCTTAAAACTTGGTTTATTATTTAAAGATGTTTCAAGAATGTCTTCTATATagcttcccccccccccccccccaaaaaaaaaattcttttaccacGTAATTAAATTCAGATTAATATACCttataaataaaatcaacattaatataataatttccCCAATGTTATGCCCATAAAGACTGCCAATTTTAGAACTGACAAAAGCCTATCAAAACTAAATTAATCAAATGTTCCCATCGATGaaacaaattcaatttcaattaaatactaTAGTGAAAGTATGTGGAAATCTAATTTAATGGAAAATCCAAACATCACTTTCGAATATTGTACACTATCTTTCTAGCATGAACTAGAAGTTTGTGCTCCGAGATTTTACTGCTCATAAGACTTGAATCAGTTCATATTAACATATATATACCAATAAAATGTTAAAgagtgtctttcttttttttctttttttcttctttctttttttttttatgattgctAAATAGTGTCTTTCACGTTATGTTATGATATATAAGAATTTATAAAGATTCTTCACCATAgaattttacattaaaattttccaaattttatatgaTTATAATGAACCCTCCTTTAGTGTTTCACGTTGAGATTTCCTTtaacaaaatttccaaattgtATATGGCAATAATGAATCCTCCTTTAGTGTTTCACGTTGAGATTTTCTTTCACAAAGCAAAAAAGGGAGAGTATTTCTTTAAGGATAGAAAGCAGATATGATGTACTATTGGAATTGTTGATGagtgattgaaaaataaataaacaaaaaataattaaaaaaacaatttggaaGCAAAGTAAGGAATTACTATGGTTCAGCCTGACGCTTATGTCCGTTGCAAAAACCTTTAATGGCTATCTTTCGTAtatgtattt
This genomic stretch from Quercus lobata isolate SW786 chromosome 3, ValleyOak3.0 Primary Assembly, whole genome shotgun sequence harbors:
- the LOC115979574 gene encoding uncharacterized protein LOC115979574, with the translated sequence MYPSHPSLGNERNQMGESPLFLAALHGKTDIFLCLHHICSEHLDNSYYRRNGGETILHCAIKRECWDLAYRILLQHKTLVESVDEHGILPLNLIADKPAAFRSGCHLGWWNEIMYHCIPVDVLKPIDPEQMIEGCKGKCLPKEKRLAKAGKQM